The region AATCCTGAAAACGTAAAATTGGCAAAAATTATTCGTCTTGTAAACGGTCCCATTGCCATGCTTCCTTGTGTAAGCCTTAATTTTTATGAAAAATGTGAAGACTGTAATGAAGATCACTGCGGTCTGCACGATGTTTTGATAGAAGTTCGGGATGCTTCTTTACGTATTCTGGAAAGTAAAACACTGATGGATTTGATCGACTGATCTAAATCCTTTTTTTTGAATAATTAGTCTACTTGTTTGGTAGGGTAATTATTTTATCTGATATTTGCATGACTTCAAATCAACAAAATATGATTTCAAAAGAAGATGCAGATACTCTGAAACAGCTTTCAGCAGAAGAGGGATTGAAATTTATCTCAACAAAATTCTCAGAAGGAATTGTTTTCTCCACTTCACTTGGTCAGGAAGATCAGGTGATTACTGATATCATTTTTAAAAATCAATTACCGATCAGGGTTTTCACGCTGGATACGGGCAGGCTTTTCTATGAGCATTACGAATTACTGTCACAGAACAATTCAAGATATAAAACAAAAACGGAAGTTTATTCCCCGGAAAGCTCTGATGTTGAGAAATATGTGAATGAAAAAGGGGTGAATGCTTTTTATCATTCTATCGAAAACAGGAAAGAATGTTGTTTTATCAGAAAAGTAAAACCTTTGAACCGTGCAT is a window of Candidatus Chryseobacterium colombiense DNA encoding:
- a CDS encoding phosphoadenylyl-sulfate reductase — protein: MISKEDADTLKQLSAEEGLKFISTKFSEGIVFSTSLGQEDQVITDIIFKNQLPIRVFTLDTGRLFYEHYELLSQNNSRYKTKTEVYSPESSDVEKYVNEKGVNAFYHSIENRKECCFIRKVKPLNRALENATVWITGLRSEQSENREHMPIIEWDDERKLYKYNPLIHWDYQEVLDYLEKNKVQELSLHKKGFISVGCQPCTRAIEPGENPRAGRWWWENSHKECGLHTH
- a CDS encoding Rrf2 family transcriptional regulator, with protein sequence MLSKKSQYAFKALSYLVEKRNDGPVLISEIAEHKKIPLKFLENILLELKKADILDSKKGKGGGYFFKENPENVKLAKIIRLVNGPIAMLPCVSLNFYEKCEDCNEDHCGLHDVLIEVRDASLRILESKTLMDLID